The Gemmatimonadota bacterium genome includes a window with the following:
- a CDS encoding S49 family peptidase encodes MALSRMIHTRLRSAGALSGVLLILPALSLAAGPPVPDAARWDLLSATPGVLSGAPGGISNPACWGMAPDGDVAFWWDDSGDIDGRLDHWGLSLGGGLGFSVEEWAWGDSVSGGIRALRDWQIGLAGGDGGRYWGAAWRWSSGAVSDGNREKGLALGSVHRPFRHLSLSASSFLSAESDRRNLVGGLGVRPFGTEFLTVFGDYALADDSDDLLDGHWTAGAELRPYRGARLGVRAREDAAGDTEYSLTLGVALDAFGMSATSHRDAGGEEVRTTNLLHSNAPYRGIPVHSLFRPLRGADRVVPVNLENKTLAYQSNRWGDEKRVAWRDLSRHLDRILQDGSASGVAVNIAGLSGRVSLLWELSRKLSEFHEAGKEVYIHLDRVGMNGMALASVADRVTIDPEGLVELPGVALHRTYMKDALAKVGVGFEEWRHFKYKSALEGFSRADMSDADREQLGRIADVLYEETRRAVCEGRGLSEREFDAMVDGKLRFPAREAVEEGLADAVARWHDLGEWLKEERDGMKLAKLESGADLREWHPGSVWGKPDRIALVYAIGPCAMDSGIRGRATGKHLRELAKRKDVAAVVLRADSPGGGALPSDLVAEGLTKCRDENKPVIVSQGNVAASGGYWISMDADRILTTPVTVTGSIGVIGGWVWDNGLGEKTGFHSDGVQRGAHADLTAGTGWFGVIRLPKRNLDEEERARIGEMLVSTYGDFVGRVAVARGLPEEEVRRIAQGRVWMGADAVELGLCDDIGSLDDALAEAREAAGIGPDETALVMEFPKRKLITLDFGVGLGMGVLERIAGHWLPGFAGSRPETRAYERTYLEAMVESPGRPLVMTPPDCLPDGWADEAQ; translated from the coding sequence ATGGCTCTCTCTCGCATGATCCACACGAGGCTCCGGAGCGCGGGCGCGCTGTCGGGGGTGCTCCTGATACTCCCCGCGCTTTCGCTTGCCGCAGGCCCCCCCGTGCCCGACGCGGCACGCTGGGATCTTCTGTCTGCAACACCCGGTGTGCTCTCCGGCGCGCCCGGGGGGATTTCGAATCCCGCCTGCTGGGGCATGGCGCCGGACGGGGATGTGGCGTTCTGGTGGGATGACTCGGGCGACATCGACGGGCGGCTCGACCACTGGGGGCTCTCGCTCGGCGGCGGGCTGGGGTTCTCCGTGGAAGAGTGGGCGTGGGGGGATAGTGTATCGGGAGGCATCCGTGCGCTGCGCGACTGGCAGATCGGACTGGCGGGAGGAGACGGCGGGCGCTACTGGGGCGCGGCGTGGCGCTGGTCGAGCGGGGCGGTGTCCGACGGGAACCGGGAGAAGGGGCTGGCGCTCGGATCGGTTCATCGCCCGTTCCGTCATCTCTCCCTGTCCGCGTCATCCTTCCTTTCGGCGGAATCCGATCGCCGCAACCTCGTGGGCGGGCTCGGCGTGCGTCCGTTCGGCACGGAGTTCCTGACGGTCTTCGGGGATTATGCGCTGGCGGACGACTCGGACGACCTGCTCGACGGGCACTGGACGGCGGGCGCCGAACTGCGGCCCTACCGGGGGGCGCGTCTGGGCGTGCGTGCGAGGGAAGACGCGGCGGGTGACACGGAGTACTCGCTGACGCTGGGTGTGGCGCTGGATGCATTCGGAATGTCGGCGACGAGCCACCGTGACGCCGGGGGCGAGGAGGTTCGCACCACGAATCTCCTCCATTCGAACGCGCCGTACCGCGGCATCCCTGTGCATAGCCTCTTTCGGCCGCTGCGAGGCGCCGACCGGGTGGTGCCCGTCAACCTGGAGAACAAGACGCTGGCATACCAGTCGAACCGATGGGGAGACGAGAAGCGGGTGGCGTGGCGGGATCTCTCCCGGCACCTGGACAGGATTCTCCAGGACGGGTCCGCTTCCGGCGTGGCCGTCAACATCGCGGGGCTTTCCGGGCGCGTCTCGCTTCTGTGGGAGCTGTCGCGGAAGCTCTCCGAGTTCCACGAGGCAGGGAAGGAGGTCTACATCCATCTGGATCGCGTCGGCATGAACGGGATGGCACTGGCCTCCGTGGCGGACCGCGTGACGATCGATCCGGAGGGATTGGTGGAGCTCCCGGGAGTGGCCCTGCACCGCACCTACATGAAGGACGCGCTGGCAAAGGTCGGAGTCGGATTCGAGGAGTGGCGCCACTTCAAGTACAAGTCGGCCCTTGAAGGATTCTCGCGGGCGGACATGTCGGACGCGGACCGCGAGCAGCTCGGCCGGATTGCGGATGTTCTCTACGAAGAGACGCGCCGCGCCGTCTGTGAGGGTCGCGGGCTCTCGGAGCGGGAGTTCGACGCGATGGTGGACGGGAAGCTCAGGTTCCCTGCGCGGGAGGCGGTGGAGGAGGGGCTGGCGGATGCCGTTGCCCGCTGGCATGACCTCGGCGAATGGCTGAAGGAGGAGCGCGACGGGATGAAGCTCGCGAAGCTCGAATCCGGCGCGGACCTGCGCGAGTGGCACCCGGGCTCGGTCTGGGGGAAGCCGGATCGGATCGCGCTGGTGTATGCGATCGGGCCGTGTGCCATGGATTCCGGCATTCGCGGACGCGCCACCGGCAAACACCTTCGGGAACTGGCCAAGCGAAAGGATGTGGCGGCGGTCGTTCTGCGCGCGGACTCGCCGGGCGGGGGTGCCCTTCCGAGCGATCTGGTGGCCGAAGGGCTGACGAAGTGTCGCGACGAGAACAAGCCGGTCATCGTGAGCCAGGGGAATGTCGCGGCGTCGGGCGGCTACTGGATCAGCATGGACGCCGACCGGATTCTGACGACCCCGGTGACCGTGACCGGTTCTATCGGCGTGATCGGTGGCTGGGTCTGGGACAACGGGCTGGGCGAGAAGACCGGGTTCCACTCGGACGGCGTGCAGCGCGGCGCCCATGCGGACCTCACTGCAGGCACGGGCTGGTTCGGCGTGATTCGTCTGCCGAAGCGGAATCTGGACGAAGAGGAACGCGCCCGGATCGGGGAGATGCTCGTCTCGACCTATGGTGACTTCGTGGGGCGCGTGGCGGTTGCGCGCGGGCTTCCCGAGGAGGAAGTGCGGCGCATTGCCCAGGGGCGGGTCTGGATGGGCGCCGACGCGGTGGAGCTTGGGCTCTGCGACGACATTGGTTCACTGGACGACGCGCTGGCCGAAGCCCGCGAGGCCGCGGGGATCGGGCCGGACGAGACGGCACTCGTCATGGAGTTCCCGAAGCGGAAGCTCATCACTCTGGACTTCGGCGTGGGGCTGGGAATGGGAGTGCTGGAGCGGATCGCCGGGCACTGGTTGCCGGGGTTTGCCGGGTCGCGCCCCGAGACCCGCGCCTACGAGAGGACCTATCTGGAAGCGATGGTGGAGTCTCCCGGACGGCCGCTCGTCATGACGCCCCCGGACTGCCTTCCTGACGGCTGGGCGGACGAGGCGCAGTAG
- the ligA gene encoding NAD-dependent DNA ligase LigA — MAGSAKSADRRRAKELAAEIRRHEHLYYVRTAPEITDFEFDMLMKELEALEEAHPDLRTEDSPTRRVGGEPLSSFASVEHSVPMLSLANTYGEGEIREFDRRAREALPDECVRYHVELKFDGVAISALYRNGVFVRGGTRGDGRTGDDITANLATVGALPLAIPDRRELEVRGEVYIRRDDFARMNEERVEGGNEPFANPRNTAAGTLKLLDSREVARRPLRLFVYQLAAAESLGFERHSDAMEFLAEHGFPVNTERTLVEGIDAAVDLIGSWRGKREALPYETDGLVVKVDSFRQQARLGATGKAPRWAVAYKFPAAGEQTTLREITVQIGRTGVATPVAELEPVRVGGSTVARATLHNLEEIRRKDIRVGDTVVVEKGGEVIPKVAAVVREKRPPGATPWEFPPDCPACGGALVRDEEEVAFRCDSVRCPAQITGRIDHFASRGAMDIEGLGEKLVAQLVGAGLVHDVGDLYALREEDLAELDRMGEVSARNLVHALTESKGQPFHRVLFAVGVRHVGAHGARVLAREIGSARKLAAAEEETLTAIHEVGPAMADSIRDFFRRKDSLALMEKLAAAGLSMRDDGVEVPRPLEGRTFVLTGKLTGRSRDEAASLLREQGARVAGSVSGKTDFLVAGADAGGKLRKAEKLGVRVLDEAALERILAEGLPEEGPGI, encoded by the coding sequence ATGGCGGGGTCGGCGAAGTCGGCAGACCGGAGGCGTGCGAAGGAACTGGCGGCGGAGATTCGCCGACACGAGCACCTCTACTATGTGCGGACCGCGCCGGAGATCACCGACTTCGAGTTCGATATGCTCATGAAGGAACTGGAGGCGCTGGAGGAGGCGCACCCGGACCTTCGGACGGAGGATTCTCCCACGCGCCGTGTGGGCGGGGAGCCGCTGTCGTCGTTTGCGTCGGTGGAGCACTCGGTGCCGATGCTCTCGCTGGCGAATACCTACGGGGAAGGCGAGATCCGCGAGTTCGACCGTCGCGCGCGGGAGGCGTTGCCGGATGAGTGCGTACGCTACCATGTGGAACTGAAGTTCGACGGCGTGGCCATCTCCGCGCTGTATCGGAACGGCGTCTTCGTGCGGGGCGGCACTCGGGGTGACGGACGCACGGGCGACGACATCACCGCCAACCTTGCCACGGTCGGGGCGCTTCCCCTGGCGATCCCCGATCGTCGAGAACTGGAAGTGCGCGGCGAGGTCTACATTCGCCGCGATGACTTCGCACGGATGAACGAGGAGCGTGTGGAGGGCGGGAATGAGCCCTTCGCGAACCCGCGCAACACGGCGGCGGGTACGCTCAAGCTTCTCGATTCGCGCGAGGTGGCCCGGCGACCGCTGCGCCTCTTCGTGTACCAGTTGGCGGCGGCGGAGAGCCTCGGGTTTGAGCGGCACTCGGACGCGATGGAGTTTCTGGCGGAACACGGATTCCCGGTGAATACGGAGCGAACCCTGGTGGAGGGGATCGATGCCGCAGTGGATCTCATCGGGTCGTGGCGGGGAAAACGCGAGGCGCTTCCCTACGAGACGGACGGGTTGGTCGTCAAGGTGGACTCCTTCCGACAGCAGGCGCGTCTGGGGGCCACGGGGAAGGCACCGCGCTGGGCGGTGGCGTACAAGTTCCCGGCCGCCGGGGAACAGACGACACTCCGGGAGATCACCGTGCAGATCGGGCGGACCGGGGTCGCCACACCGGTGGCCGAACTGGAACCCGTGCGCGTGGGCGGATCGACCGTGGCGCGAGCCACGCTTCACAATCTGGAGGAAATCCGGCGGAAGGACATTCGCGTGGGGGATACGGTGGTGGTCGAAAAGGGCGGCGAGGTCATCCCCAAAGTCGCGGCAGTGGTTCGGGAGAAGCGCCCGCCCGGCGCGACGCCGTGGGAGTTTCCCCCCGACTGCCCCGCTTGCGGGGGCGCGCTCGTCCGCGATGAAGAAGAGGTCGCGTTCCGGTGCGACAGCGTCCGTTGCCCGGCGCAGATCACGGGGCGGATTGACCACTTCGCCTCCAGAGGTGCGATGGACATTGAAGGGCTGGGCGAGAAACTGGTCGCTCAGTTGGTGGGTGCAGGCCTGGTGCATGATGTGGGAGACCTCTACGCGTTGCGTGAAGAGGACCTTGCGGAACTGGATCGCATGGGGGAAGTCTCCGCGCGGAATCTCGTTCACGCGCTCACGGAGTCGAAGGGGCAACCGTTCCATCGCGTTCTCTTCGCCGTCGGTGTGCGCCATGTGGGGGCGCACGGAGCGCGGGTGCTGGCGCGGGAGATCGGCTCGGCGCGGAAGCTGGCCGCTGCGGAGGAAGAGACACTGACCGCCATTCACGAAGTCGGCCCGGCGATGGCGGACTCCATCCGGGACTTCTTCCGCAGGAAGGACTCGCTGGCACTCATGGAGAAGCTCGCGGCGGCGGGCCTTTCCATGCGGGACGACGGGGTGGAAGTCCCGCGCCCGCTCGAAGGGCGGACTTTTGTCCTGACCGGGAAGCTCACCGGCCGCTCGCGAGATGAGGCGGCTTCGCTTCTCAGGGAACAGGGGGCTCGTGTGGCGGGGAGCGTCAGCGGGAAGACGGATTTTCTTGTCGCGGGAGCGGATGCGGGCGGGAAGCTCCGAAAGGCCGAAAAACTCGGTGTACGCGTCCTGGACGAGGCTGCGTTGGAACGCATTCTGGCGGAAGGCCTGCCGGAAGAAGGCCCGGGCATCTGA
- a CDS encoding FMN-binding protein gives MGQSPHPRIPTLREARSADGRLLGWAWFDTRRVRNQPQTILVTASPDGALLDLRLVAFHEPWEYRPPAAWLRRLSAHRFEEELPPPDRIDTLTGATYTARAAVATVRRAREVASSLARPTGADLP, from the coding sequence ATGGGGCAGAGTCCCCATCCCCGGATCCCCACGCTGCGGGAGGCGCGTTCGGCGGACGGCCGCCTGCTCGGCTGGGCCTGGTTCGATACGCGTCGCGTGCGGAACCAGCCCCAGACGATCCTCGTGACCGCTTCGCCGGATGGCGCCCTTCTGGATCTGCGGCTGGTCGCGTTCCATGAACCGTGGGAGTACCGCCCGCCCGCCGCGTGGCTCCGCCGTCTGTCTGCGCACCGGTTCGAGGAGGAGTTGCCGCCGCCGGATCGCATCGACACGCTCACCGGCGCCACATACACCGCCCGCGCTGCCGTCGCGACCGTCCGGCGCGCGCGGGAAGTTGCCTCGTCCCTCGCGCGCCCCACCGGCGCCGACCTTCCCTAG
- a CDS encoding S8 family serine peptidase, whose product MKLLPILASAIFLLCSTVQAGVIAPGLERQMDGLSDADELKVLVVLADQADVPAMDRALRRREATMEARHRAVIGELQSRAADSQAGLLADLESRSVSGGGVRGWTAHWIVNAVVVKATVAAVREIAARADVERVEADLVVELIEPVAPGESKGRDARGIGMTPGVQAIEADRVWTELGVDGTGAIVGNMDTGVDLSHPSLSARWRGNTEPVAECWLDSADLGDATPADQHYLGHGTHVMGTIAGLALDDTIGVAPGAVWIASNAIYQGTGTEFDNDVIASLEWFADPDGNPATMDEVPDVVQNSWGVNEGFSGYYDCDSRWWTAIDNCEAAGVVLTWSAGNEGSGSTSLRSPADRADSETNCFSVGSTLPTAPYAISGFSSRGPSGCGGAFAVKPEVVAPGEDIYSAQPGGGYQYLSGTSMAGPHVAGVVALMRSANPNVDVVTIKTVLMNTATDLGDPGEENTYGRGMINAYNAVLAVMGGLGTVEGYVTDSGTGLPIEGAVVADVGGFQSVSTDSTGLFSMMLSAEPHSLAFSFFGYLPDTLSVTVVEDSVTDASHALTTAPQARLHGFVYGPTGAPQDSATIEALGTPVAPAMSDPTGAYELFLPQGGTYEVRASASGVGAAQETVTLLADSLLHFNLPVLYREDFETGDFSMYPWAHSGSADWTVDASTAYEGSYSARSGSITHNQESVLSLDVHVDASGDLSFWYLVSSEANYDYLEFFVDGGQAGGWSGTVGWSEAVVPVTAGTHTFTWKYTKDGSVDTGSDAAWVDYITFPTLGPIPRPELSVAPALVAETVEPNGFAQSTVTLTNSGDADLDYSISWVTAGPKARQRETIDLAKGEDDPRVGEAPIAGQGGPDAFGYSWIDSDEPGGPIYAWEEINAIGTAVSVGDDWNVGPYGLGFSFNFYGTVYDSVRICSNGWLSFTSSATTYTNQGIPNSSDPNALLAGFWDDLNPSSGGTIYYYADVANARFIVEWDGIHHYYSGNPETFQIILNADGSIVYQYAIVASDASCTVGIEDPTGTDGLEVLMGVSGYLHNNLAIQFAAAEPPAPWLVVSPLAGTVVPGASADLTVDLDAAGLAEAVYTGTITIASNDPGGSVDVPVTLTVQSSTGAAMTGLPEEMALGAPRPNPFRGTTSISFDIPEGDGSAVLRVYDIAGRAVRTLTEGSVSPGSHTAVWDGTDSGGRRVAGGIYFYRLTAGDFDETRKVVLLR is encoded by the coding sequence ATGAAACTGCTGCCGATTCTTGCCTCCGCGATTTTCCTTCTGTGTTCGACGGTCCAGGCCGGGGTGATTGCGCCCGGACTGGAGCGGCAGATGGACGGCCTTTCCGATGCGGACGAGCTCAAAGTGCTCGTGGTGCTTGCGGATCAGGCGGATGTGCCCGCCATGGATCGAGCGCTTCGTCGCCGCGAAGCGACGATGGAGGCCCGGCACCGGGCGGTCATCGGCGAACTTCAGAGTCGCGCTGCGGATTCGCAGGCGGGGCTGCTGGCGGATCTGGAGTCACGGAGCGTGTCGGGTGGCGGTGTGCGCGGCTGGACGGCGCACTGGATCGTGAACGCGGTGGTAGTGAAGGCGACGGTGGCCGCTGTACGGGAGATCGCGGCCCGCGCGGATGTGGAGCGAGTAGAGGCGGATCTGGTCGTGGAGCTGATCGAACCGGTGGCTCCCGGGGAGAGCAAGGGTCGCGACGCACGGGGTATCGGCATGACGCCGGGCGTCCAGGCGATCGAAGCGGACCGCGTGTGGACCGAGCTCGGCGTTGACGGCACCGGGGCGATCGTCGGCAACATGGACACCGGCGTGGATCTGTCCCATCCCTCGCTTTCCGCACGCTGGCGCGGGAACACGGAACCAGTGGCGGAGTGCTGGCTGGATTCCGCAGACCTTGGCGACGCCACACCCGCGGACCAGCACTATCTCGGGCACGGCACCCATGTCATGGGGACGATTGCGGGACTGGCCCTCGACGACACCATCGGCGTGGCTCCCGGGGCGGTCTGGATCGCGAGCAACGCGATCTATCAGGGGACCGGTACGGAGTTCGACAATGATGTGATCGCGTCTCTGGAGTGGTTCGCGGACCCGGACGGGAATCCCGCGACCATGGACGAAGTCCCCGATGTCGTGCAGAACTCGTGGGGCGTCAATGAAGGCTTCTCGGGCTACTACGACTGCGACAGTCGCTGGTGGACCGCGATCGACAACTGCGAGGCGGCAGGCGTGGTCCTTACCTGGTCGGCGGGGAATGAAGGATCGGGCAGCACCTCCCTGCGAAGCCCGGCCGATCGTGCGGACTCGGAGACGAACTGCTTCAGCGTCGGCTCCACGCTTCCCACCGCTCCGTATGCCATCAGCGGCTTCTCCAGTCGCGGCCCTTCCGGCTGCGGCGGAGCTTTCGCGGTGAAGCCGGAAGTGGTGGCTCCGGGCGAAGACATCTACAGCGCCCAACCGGGGGGCGGGTACCAGTACCTGTCCGGAACCTCCATGGCCGGTCCTCATGTGGCCGGTGTGGTGGCACTGATGCGGAGCGCGAATCCCAATGTGGATGTAGTGACGATCAAGACGGTTCTCATGAACACGGCGACCGACCTCGGCGACCCGGGAGAGGAGAACACCTACGGTCGCGGGATGATCAACGCGTACAATGCGGTGCTCGCCGTCATGGGTGGACTGGGTACGGTGGAAGGGTATGTCACCGATTCAGGGACCGGGTTGCCGATCGAGGGAGCCGTGGTCGCCGATGTCGGTGGTTTCCAGAGTGTGAGCACCGACAGTACGGGACTTTTCTCCATGATGCTGTCCGCGGAGCCGCACAGTCTGGCATTCTCGTTCTTCGGATACTTGCCGGACACACTGTCCGTCACGGTCGTGGAGGACTCCGTCACCGACGCCAGTCACGCGCTCACCACCGCGCCGCAGGCCAGGCTCCACGGCTTTGTGTACGGCCCGACCGGTGCGCCGCAGGACAGCGCGACGATCGAAGCGCTCGGGACGCCCGTGGCACCGGCCATGAGCGATCCCACCGGGGCTTACGAACTGTTCCTCCCGCAAGGCGGAACCTATGAAGTCCGCGCCTCTGCAAGCGGAGTGGGCGCAGCGCAGGAGACGGTGACGCTTCTGGCGGATTCTCTCCTCCACTTCAACCTGCCCGTTCTCTACCGCGAGGACTTCGAGACGGGTGACTTCAGTATGTACCCGTGGGCGCACAGCGGTTCGGCCGACTGGACGGTGGATGCATCGACCGCCTACGAGGGTTCGTACTCGGCGCGGTCGGGTTCCATCACGCACAATCAGGAGTCGGTGCTCTCGCTGGATGTGCATGTTGACGCGAGTGGAGACCTCTCCTTCTGGTATCTGGTGTCATCCGAGGCCAACTACGACTACCTCGAGTTCTTCGTGGACGGGGGGCAGGCGGGAGGGTGGTCCGGAACCGTGGGCTGGTCGGAAGCGGTCGTGCCCGTGACGGCAGGGACGCATACCTTCACCTGGAAGTACACGAAGGATGGATCGGTGGACACCGGATCGGATGCGGCCTGGGTGGACTACATCACCTTCCCGACGCTCGGTCCCATCCCGCGGCCGGAACTCTCGGTGGCGCCCGCGCTCGTCGCGGAGACGGTGGAGCCGAACGGGTTCGCACAGAGCACCGTCACGCTCACGAACTCCGGCGACGCGGATCTCGACTACAGCATCAGCTGGGTCACGGCGGGGCCGAAAGCCCGCCAGCGAGAGACGATCGACCTCGCCAAGGGGGAGGACGATCCTCGCGTCGGGGAAGCCCCGATCGCGGGGCAGGGCGGACCGGATGCGTTCGGCTACAGCTGGATTGACAGCGACGAGCCGGGCGGGCCGATCTATGCGTGGGAGGAGATCAATGCGATCGGGACGGCGGTTTCCGTCGGAGACGACTGGAATGTCGGACCGTATGGGCTTGGCTTCAGCTTCAACTTCTACGGGACCGTGTATGACTCGGTGCGGATCTGTTCCAACGGCTGGCTGTCGTTCACTTCGAGCGCGACCACCTACACGAACCAGGGGATCCCGAACAGCTCGGATCCGAACGCCCTTCTGGCCGGGTTCTGGGACGACCTCAACCCGAGTTCGGGTGGCACCATCTACTATTACGCGGATGTCGCGAACGCTCGGTTCATTGTGGAGTGGGACGGCATCCACCACTACTACTCGGGCAATCCGGAAACCTTCCAGATCATCCTGAACGCCGACGGGAGCATTGTGTACCAGTACGCAATCGTCGCCAGCGACGCCAGCTGCACCGTGGGGATCGAGGATCCCACCGGTACGGACGGGCTGGAGGTGTTGATGGGGGTGTCCGGCTATCTGCACAACAATCTGGCCATTCAGTTCGCGGCTGCCGAGCCTCCGGCTCCGTGGCTGGTGGTGTCGCCACTGGCGGGTACGGTGGTTCCCGGAGCGAGTGCGGATCTCACCGTGGACCTGGACGCGGCGGGGCTGGCCGAGGCGGTGTACACCGGTACGATCACCATCGCCAGCAACGATCCGGGCGGTTCCGTGGATGTTCCGGTCACGCTGACGGTGCAGTCGTCCACCGGGGCCGCGATGACAGGGTTGCCGGAAGAGATGGCACTGGGGGCTCCGCGCCCGAATCCGTTCCGGGGGACGACCTCCATTTCGTTCGATATCCCGGAGGGTGACGGGAGTGCGGTCCTTCGCGTGTACGACATCGCGGGGCGCGCGGTCCGGACGCTGACGGAGGGGTCGGTTTCGCCGGGCAGCCACACGGCGGTGTGGGACGGCACGGACTCCGGCGGACGACGCGTGGCGGGCGGGATCTACTTCTACCGCCTGACCGCGGGGGACTTCGACGAAACGCGAAAAGTGGTGCTGCTCCGGTAG
- a CDS encoding sulfatase, which produces MSFRFLLPVALAILLPLSCSREGVPPARSVVLVSLDTLRADRLGAYGNPTGTSPHLDRLARRGVSFDRCIAQSTMTTPSHRSLFQSREASAVSKQSPVLAECFRDSGFATAAFTGGGNISAKLGFARGFDRSEETPDGLGRSIGLLDEWLDGVTGGRFFAFLHTYGVHLPYSPPSALEQRFDPGYKGDLRGDRTRVVCRQIRRIKEYADFQGEVGLSEADRRHLLALYDAEIRSVDSEVGRLLRLLDERDLAGRTVVAIASDHGEEFFDHGSVLHSHTLYQELVHVPLILRIPGGASGVRVPNAVRNLDIAPTLLELAGVAAPESFRGVSLLRRVRGERPRALPAASEIRGMKSWIEDSWKVVSGPGGTELFDLAADPGETRNLAVTLPEKADSLLAAAARALGSGMEEEVSDRPPEDLDPELADRLRALGYID; this is translated from the coding sequence ATGAGCTTTCGATTCCTCCTTCCGGTCGCACTGGCCATCCTCCTTCCGCTGTCCTGTTCGCGGGAGGGGGTGCCTCCCGCGCGCAGCGTCGTGCTCGTGTCACTCGACACGCTGCGGGCGGACCGCCTGGGCGCGTACGGAAACCCGACGGGGACGAGTCCGCATCTCGACCGGCTGGCCCGTCGCGGAGTGTCCTTTGACCGGTGCATCGCGCAGTCCACCATGACGACGCCGTCGCATCGGTCGCTCTTCCAGTCGCGGGAGGCTTCGGCGGTTTCGAAACAGTCGCCCGTTCTGGCGGAGTGTTTCCGGGACTCCGGGTTCGCGACCGCCGCCTTCACCGGTGGGGGGAACATCTCGGCAAAACTCGGCTTTGCGCGCGGTTTTGACCGGAGCGAGGAGACCCCCGACGGGCTGGGCCGGAGCATTGGCCTTCTGGACGAATGGCTGGACGGTGTGACCGGAGGGCGCTTCTTCGCATTCCTCCATACCTACGGAGTGCATCTGCCGTACTCGCCGCCGTCCGCGCTGGAGCAGCGGTTTGATCCCGGCTACAAGGGAGACTTGCGTGGTGACCGGACGCGGGTGGTGTGCCGGCAGATTCGGCGCATCAAGGAATACGCGGACTTTCAGGGAGAGGTGGGATTGTCGGAAGCGGATCGTCGCCATCTTCTTGCGCTCTACGACGCGGAGATTCGAAGCGTGGACTCGGAAGTGGGGCGGCTTCTTCGGCTTCTGGACGAGCGGGATCTGGCCGGGCGGACCGTCGTCGCGATCGCTTCCGATCACGGAGAGGAGTTCTTCGACCACGGGTCGGTGCTGCACTCGCACACGCTCTATCAGGAACTGGTGCATGTGCCGCTGATTCTGCGGATTCCCGGGGGGGCGAGCGGTGTGCGCGTGCCGAACGCCGTGCGGAACCTGGACATTGCGCCGACACTCCTGGAACTGGCGGGAGTGGCGGCACCGGAGAGCTTCCGGGGCGTGAGCCTCTTGCGGCGTGTCCGGGGGGAGCGCCCTCGCGCGCTCCCGGCCGCGAGCGAGATTCGGGGAATGAAGTCGTGGATCGAGGATTCGTGGAAGGTCGTGAGCGGCCCCGGGGGGACGGAGCTCTTCGATCTGGCCGCGGACCCCGGAGAAACGCGGAATCTCGCCGTGACGCTGCCGGAGAAGGCGGATTCGCTGCTGGCGGCGGCGGCCCGGGCGCTGGGGTCCGGGATGGAAGAGGAGGTGTCCGACCGGCCCCCGGAGGATCTGGATCCTGAACTGGCGGATCGGCTGCGGGCACTGGGCTACATTGACTGA